The genome window CTCGCGCTACTAGACGAAATTTCATGACTTATTTCACTCCAAGTTTTTCAACGGCAATAGGCATCAATTCAGAAGAGGCAAATATGGTTACGAGGTCTCCTGCATGAATAATCGTATCTCCCATAGGAACAAAGACTTCATTGTCTCTTCGAACGAGGGCGATCAGTATTCCTTTTGGAAGGTCCATCTCTGCCATGGTGAGGCCAGAAATGGCGCTTGTTTCCGAAATATGGGCTTCAAGCATCTCTGCATCTATCTTATCGAGAAGCGAGAGTGTTCCGGCTCCAGATGGGTAGCGCACATTGCTCATAATAACAGAGGCAAGGGCCTGGTTAGGGTTGACCATGGCATCGACGGAGATGTAGTTATCGAGGTGCATGTACATCTGACGTCGCACAACGGCAATGGCCTTTCTGGCTCCTAGAGCTTTGCCAACGACGCCGAAAAGGATATTGGCTTCATCGCTTTCAGTGGTACAGACAAAACCGTCGGCATCTTCCACGCCTTCATGTCTGAGCAATGTCTCATCGGCGCCATCTCCGCATAAGACGAGAGTTCGCTGCAACTCACTGGCGATTCGTTCGCACTTTTCCTTGTTGCGGTCAATAAGACGAATATCTACGCTCTTATAGTGTTTTTCGAGGCGATGGGCAACCTGATAGCCCAGTTTTCCGCCTCCGATAATAAAGACCTTTTTAAGGGGAGTGCTTTTCTCTCCGCTGAAAACTTCTTCCAACTGCCACACCTGGTCTTTTCTCGTGACGGTAAAGCAAATATCCCCTTCTTCCAGAATATTGTCTCCATAGGGAACAAATCCTTCCCCGTTTCTTTTTACATAGACAATAATGGCGGTAACATGAGGATATTGAATACGAAGCTGTTTAAGGCTGAGTCCCGCAAGGGGGGATTTATGGGCGATGGGAAAAGCATAAATACCAGCTATCCCTTCGAGCAACTCTGCTGTCTCCAGAGCGGAACTGACGGAAAGCAACTCTATAATCTGACGAGCGACAGACCGTTCGGGAGAGTTCATAACATCTATGCCAAGATCTCTGGCCCATGTGGGGCTATCTGTATATTCCAGCCCGCGAGCCCTTGAAATGACACGTTTAACTCCGGCCCTTTTCGCTATCCAGCACGCCATAATATTGACTTCGTCGCGATTGGTACAGGCGACCAAAATGTCTATGGAACAGCCGCTCTTAACTCCGGCTTCTTCAAGAACGGAGGGACGAGATCCGTTTCCCCGGATCGTAATAACATCAAGCTCGTTATCGACCTTCAATGCTCGTTCCTTGTCTTCCTCAATAACTGTAATGTCGTGTCCTTCGGCGGAAAGACTTCTTGCTACGTGATACCCTACTTCTCCAGCACCAACAATAACGATATGCATAACTCAATCCCTACTTCCAACATATGGTCGAGAATCTTCGGCCTATACTAGCAAAGCTTTATAGAAAAGCAACACCATTTATGTTGCTACAAACCAATAAGAATATTCTGGAACCATGTCTGTGAAAACATGAAAGACAGTATCTGAGGCTTTTCCTCCCGCATGGTTTGAGAATAACTTTCTCATTTCGAAGAGAGCGTTTCGTAAAAGCTGTTCCGAATAGAATAGGGATTGAAGTCTTCTGTACAAAAGCACAGCAAGACGGCCGATCTTTTCAAGAGGGAGCTTGCCATAAAGAACGTAGAGATTTTTAAGAGCCGCAGCAAGCCACGATGGATCTTGATGTTTTGTTCCTTTACTTAAAATAGCTTCGATAACTGTTGTTTTTGTGCTATCGAAGGGAGCTTTCATATAGGCATCTATCTTGGGGAAAACGTAGCCCGACAGGTAGTAGACAGATGCTACAGAAAGACGTTTCGAAGAGTATTTCCACTTACGACGTGGGCTCGATTCGAGAATAATCCCTCTGGGCAGTGAGACACACCGTTGATAGATGTAGTGGGGGGTACGAAATGTTCGCCCACATAGAGACGCCATATGGGCTGTCGTCCATCGAGTAGTTTTTTCGCTGATGCTCCAAAATTCCCCATGGCTTTCAGGGATGTTGAGAAACATACTGGCATAGTGTCCCCATCGCCACGAAGGGACCTCGCGCCAGGGCAGATATGAGGAGAATTCCTTAATAGCCGGAGTAACGATCTCCTGTTGTGCTAGTTTCATGAACTGCCGTTCAGGAAGGGTGTCGTATAAAAAAGGAAAGGCCGTTTCCGCCATGGCAGAAAGCATAGAATGCCAGCGATGGGCCTTATCCTGATAGATGTCATCTGTTTCTGGGGCAGCCATCAGGGAACAATGATACAGTATACTTAAGAATTGTTTCCATTCGATTGTTGGTCCTTGTGAAACGAGGGAAGGGAGGCCTATTTCCTGGCCTAAAGACGGTAACCACACAGTTGCATCGTGAACCGCAGAATCTAAAATATCTTGACGTAACAAAAAATCTAAGTTTGACTGTAAATCAAGAGCTTTCTTTACCAAGTCCGGAGGGTATTTGGAATAAAGCACTCTTACGCTCACCTCCATTACAGAATGCTGTAATGTATTTATACTATGCCATATTTCCTACAGAAAGAGAAGGGCCATAATACGTATTTCATATATTCTTTTCTTACCCTTTTTGTGATAGTCTATACATATGAATAAGACAGCAGACGATAAGCCACTTATCTCACCTTTTCTAGTTCTTTTTTTAGGAGTTCTTGCCATATCTACAGGAGCAATATTTGCACGAATGGCACACCATGCTCATCCTCTTGTGATATCTGCATATCGAGTAGGTATTGCTGCCGTCGTCTTGTTGCCTCTCGCTCTCTGGCGTTGTCGTGAAGAGATTGCCATTCTTAGCAAGGGAGAGTGGCGGGCTCTTATCCTGTCGGGAATTTTTCTCGCTATTCACTTCGCCTTTTGGATATCATCTCTTTTTTATACATCAGTTGCAAGTTCTGTTGTTATTGCCGATACGATCCCTATTTGGACCGCTTTTTTGGCTCCAATAATTACTCATGATAAGGTTAGTCGTAAAGCATGTTTGGGAATAGGCGTAGCGTTCATGGGAGGAATTGTGATCAGTCTGGGTGATTTCTCTGTAGGAAAAACAGCTTTGTGGGGCGATTCTCTAGCCTTGATCGGAGCTTGGGCGGCAACCCTTTATTTCCTTTGCGGACGCATTGCTCGTCGGCGAGTATCGTTGTTGACATATGCTTCTCTCTGTTATAGTGTAGCGGCCGTCTGTTTGTGGGGAGTTATCCTCTTCAAAAAACTTCCAGTTGCAGGTTTTTCTCTTCCAACGTGGGGAGCATTCTTGGGAATGGGCCTCATCCCGCAAATACTCGGACATAGTAGTTATAATTGGGCCTTGCGTTACGTTAACCCAAGTGCCGTTTCCGTAGCTTTGTTAGGAGAACCTGTGGGAAGTTCCATTCTTGCTTTTCTTTTATGGAAAGAAAAAATTACCCTCTTGACATTAGCTGGGGGAATTCTCATCTTGCTCGGAATTTTCATAGTGGCCCATCATAGTGGGCGAAAATAGGCATACGAAGCTAGATATATACAAGTTAAGTGATGAAGAAAGGGGCCAAAGTATGCATTACCGTTCAATATTTGTTTCAGATGTTCATCTTGGGTCGAGATGGAGCAAGGTCGATCAATTAGCAGCCTTTCTTTCTTCGTCTCTTTGCGATCGTCTTTATCTCGTAGGCGATATTATCGATGGCTGGAAATTTCGCCGTGAAGCTTTAAAAACACGTTCTTCACACTACCTGCTTCAGCTTTTGCTCAAGCTTTCTGAAAAAACAGAGGTCTTCTATATCCCTGGAAACCACGATGATTTCCTCGACGAGTTCAGAGGAAAGTGTCTCGGCGGTATCCACATTTTAGAGAAGAGCATTCATACTGCACGTGACGGACGGCGGTATCTTGTTACCCATGGCGATGAACTCGACATCATTTCCAAACATTCTGAATGGCTTGCCCGCATTGGCGATGTTGCCTATGAAACGTCTCTGGCTTTGAATAATGGAATAAACCGCTTCTTCTCCAGCGAAAACCAGTGGTCTTTTTCTAAATCGGCGAAACGAGTGGTTAAGGAATTTGTAAAATGTATTAGTGGCTACGAGAAAAGGGTTACTGAAATCGCCCAAAAACATGATGTACAAGGTCTTGTCTGTGGTCACATTCATCATCCTGTCATGAAAAAAATAGGAAATATTCTTTACTGTAATACTGGAGATTGGTTAGAGAGTTGTTCAGCCGTTGTTGAAAATCAGGACGGAAGCCTTCAATCCCTTCTTTGGCAACAAATACAAAAACAGGCGATAGCTAGTCAAAATGGAATCAATGTCTTACCCGCTTTTCCCTTTATAGAAATTCCTGTACCTTTTTTAAGCTGCAAAAGTCGTTAAAATTATGTACAATGCCTCGTAGAGGTATGCGAGGTGTTAAGAAGTGAAAACATCATATTTTGCACATAAAGAAGCAATATCAAACCCTGATTCTGTAGCTATTTGCAGGGGAGTGCCTTCGTGGTTCAAGGGGAGAATCTACTCTCCGCTAGCCCCTTCGTGGGAACTGCTTCAGCAGGGAAAAAGGAGTAAAATCCCTCCCCATGTCTGCGCCTTGGAATATTATAAAGAGGTCCTTTCCCTTTTAAACCCATCGCAAGTCTATAAAGATCTTGGAGAGAATGCTATCCTTTTATGTTGGGAGAAGCCTGGGGATTTCTGCCATCGCCGTATTGTGGCTGTATGGCTTGAAAAAAAATTGAATGTACGAGTTCCCGAATTGGACTATGAAAATCTTTTGTTTGACGATTATGATGTAGATATTGAAACTTTTCTAAAGACAGTTTTGTAAGTTTGCTCAAGAAAGGGTTGAAACTATACTATGACGCCATGGCAGCTTTTTAAAATGTTTTTTAAAATTAGTTCCGTAACCTTTGGTGGCGGAGTCGTTATTCTGGGTATGGCCGAAACGGAAGTTCGTAAAAGGGGAGATATGGCAGAGCAGGATCTGCTCGATATTGTCAGCTTGTCGGCAGCCATGCCAGGGCCTCTTGCAGTCTCTTCATCTTTCCTTATAGGGAAACATTATAGCGGCATTCCCGGAGCTGTTATGGCCGTTCTCGGCGTTTTAGTTCCTCCTTTCACCATTATTTTGTTGCTTTCGAATCTTGTCTTGCGTTATCAGAATTCCCCGGCGTTAAAGGCCTTTTTCCTCGGCGTGATCTGTGCCGTGGCTGCTTTGCTGGTCAATGTCGTTGCTCGTCAGCTGAAAACCATTCTTTTTTCTGATTTGCTGAATCTCATTCCATATGCCGTAGTTATTGCACTCATGCTTTTCTTGAATATTCATCCTCTTTTTGCCATAGCCGTAGGTGTTGCTATTCAGTGGTTCAGAAAGGAGAAAAAATAATGAAACTTCTCTTGCTTGCTTTGGCCTTCGCTCGGATAGGTGTAGGAGCTTTTGGTGGCGGAATTTCCACCATTCCTTTAATAGAGCACGAACTTGTTATAAACTATGGGTGGCTGACGCCACAAGAATTTAACCAGGTCTTGGCTTTGGCGCAAGTTACGCCTGGTCCTATAGCTGTCAATGCAGCAACTTTCGTTGGCTTTCATCAAGGCGGTATCTTGGGGTCTTTTATTGCCACTGCATCAGTAGTTTCGGCTCCTCTTCTTGTATTGCTGTGTGTTCTTCTAGTTATGAAGAAAAGTTCGGATGAAAAAGTTGAACGTTTTAAAAAGTCTTTGCGTCCAGCGGTAGGGGCCCTTCTGACTCTTGCTGTTGTCCCCCTTTTAAAGACAGCTCTTTCTCAGTGGCAGGCTGCACTTCTCTTTGCTCTGGGAGTAGCTTTTTTCCAGCTTCGCATCTTTAAAAATAATCCACCTCTGCTCTTTGTTCTTTTTGGAGTTGTGGGCCTTTTTCTTTTTCAGTAAGTAGTAAACTCTACTATACGTGGCAAGCTTTATTATTCGCATGTGTTTGGCTCCTAGATAAAGAATCTCTTTTGAAGGAGAGATGCATATGGTTTTCAAACAAAAGCATCGTCGCCGATCTGAAAAAGCGGGACTCCCTCCCGGTACTCTTATTCATGTAGGTGAGAAAAGAGAGGGAGAAGTGGGGTTACATCTGATTCACTATGGAACAGACGTTCTTGAAGAAAAGTCTTTATCGAATTTCACGGAGTACGAAAACAAAGAGATAAAGACAGAAGGCATAGAGTGGCTTGATGTTGTGGGACTTCACGACACGGCATTGATAGAGCAGATAGGAAAAAAGTTTTCTATTCATCCCCTTGCTCTTGAAGATATTCTTAACACGGAGCAGCGTCCTAAAATTGATGAATACGATGATTTCCTCTACATCGTTCTTAAGATGCTTGATCTAGATGAAGAGACGGGAGCTCTCACTATTGAACAGGTCAGTTTTATTCTGAAAGAGAATCTCGTCATCTCTTTTCAGGAGCGTAAGGGAGATGTTTTCGATTCAGTTCGAGAACGCATACGCAATACGGCAGGGCGCTTTAGAAAACTTGGCGCTGATTACCTTCTCTATGCTCTCATGGATTCTGTTGTGGACAATTATTTCGTCATTTTAGAAAAGATCGGAGAGCAGGTCGAGGAGACAGAAGAACTGTTGCTCACTCATCCCGACCAGGAAACAGTGCGCTCTATTTACAGAATGAAGAGAGAACTTCTTACGTTAAGACATGCCGTTTGGCCTCTGCGCGAAGCAGTGAGCTC of Aminobacterium sp. MB27-C1 contains these proteins:
- the trkA gene encoding Trk system potassium transporter TrkA: MHIVIVGAGEVGYHVARSLSAEGHDITVIEEDKERALKVDNELDVITIRGNGSRPSVLEEAGVKSGCSIDILVACTNRDEVNIMACWIAKRAGVKRVISRARGLEYTDSPTWARDLGIDVMNSPERSVARQIIELLSVSSALETAELLEGIAGIYAFPIAHKSPLAGLSLKQLRIQYPHVTAIIVYVKRNGEGFVPYGDNILEEGDICFTVTRKDQVWQLEEVFSGEKSTPLKKVFIIGGGKLGYQVAHRLEKHYKSVDIRLIDRNKEKCERIASELQRTLVLCGDGADETLLRHEGVEDADGFVCTTESDEANILFGVVGKALGARKAIAVVRRQMYMHLDNYISVDAMVNPNQALASVIMSNVRYPSGAGTLSLLDKIDAEMLEAHISETSAISGLTMAEMDLPKGILIALVRRDNEVFVPMGDTIIHAGDLVTIFASSELMPIAVEKLGVK
- the corA gene encoding magnesium/cobalt transporter CorA, which produces MVFKQKHRRRSEKAGLPPGTLIHVGEKREGEVGLHLIHYGTDVLEEKSLSNFTEYENKEIKTEGIEWLDVVGLHDTALIEQIGKKFSIHPLALEDILNTEQRPKIDEYDDFLYIVLKMLDLDEETGALTIEQVSFILKENLVISFQERKGDVFDSVRERIRNTAGRFRKLGADYLLYALMDSVVDNYFVILEKIGEQVEETEELLLTHPDQETVRSIYRMKRELLTLRHAVWPLREAVSSIRKTEHILVQSQTQTYFSDLYDHVIQNIDTVENFRETVSGMLDLYLSSISNRMNEVMRVLTVIATLFIPLTFIVGVYGMNFKYMPELEWHWGYPFVWILMACIALVMMYWFKRKKWL
- a CDS encoding chromate transporter; protein product: MKLLLLALAFARIGVGAFGGGISTIPLIEHELVINYGWLTPQEFNQVLALAQVTPGPIAVNAATFVGFHQGGILGSFIATASVVSAPLLVLLCVLLVMKKSSDEKVERFKKSLRPAVGALLTLAVVPLLKTALSQWQAALLFALGVAFFQLRIFKNNPPLLFVLFGVVGLFLFQ
- a CDS encoding UDP-2,3-diacylglucosamine diphosphatase — translated: MHYRSIFVSDVHLGSRWSKVDQLAAFLSSSLCDRLYLVGDIIDGWKFRREALKTRSSHYLLQLLLKLSEKTEVFYIPGNHDDFLDEFRGKCLGGIHILEKSIHTARDGRRYLVTHGDELDIISKHSEWLARIGDVAYETSLALNNGINRFFSSENQWSFSKSAKRVVKEFVKCISGYEKRVTEIAQKHDVQGLVCGHIHHPVMKKIGNILYCNTGDWLESCSAVVENQDGSLQSLLWQQIQKQAIASQNGINVLPAFPFIEIPVPFLSCKSR
- a CDS encoding chromate transporter; translation: MTPWQLFKMFFKISSVTFGGGVVILGMAETEVRKRGDMAEQDLLDIVSLSAAMPGPLAVSSSFLIGKHYSGIPGAVMAVLGVLVPPFTIILLLSNLVLRYQNSPALKAFFLGVICAVAALLVNVVARQLKTILFSDLLNLIPYAVVIALMLFLNIHPLFAIAVGVAIQWFRKEKK
- a CDS encoding DMT family transporter, with the protein product MNKTADDKPLISPFLVLFLGVLAISTGAIFARMAHHAHPLVISAYRVGIAAVVLLPLALWRCREEIAILSKGEWRALILSGIFLAIHFAFWISSLFYTSVASSVVIADTIPIWTAFLAPIITHDKVSRKACLGIGVAFMGGIVISLGDFSVGKTALWGDSLALIGAWAATLYFLCGRIARRRVSLLTYASLCYSVAAVCLWGVILFKKLPVAGFSLPTWGAFLGMGLIPQILGHSSYNWALRYVNPSAVSVALLGEPVGSSILAFLLWKEKITLLTLAGGILILLGIFIVAHHSGRK